Proteins encoded in a region of the Arvicanthis niloticus isolate mArvNil1 chromosome 16, mArvNil1.pat.X, whole genome shotgun sequence genome:
- the Mrpl34 gene encoding large ribosomal subunit protein bL34m, with translation MAFLARCFGCQPCRSVAFLSGRYLQSRMGLPDAWPLLSLQQARGRARGNEYQPSNIKRKHKHGWVRRLSTPAGVQVILRRMLKGRKSLSH, from the exons ATGGCTTTCCTAGCGCGGTGCTTTGGGTGCCAGCCCTGCAGATCGGTGGCCTTTTTGAGTGGCAG GTATCTCCAGTCCAGGATGGGACTCCCGGACGCctggcccctcctctctctgcagcaGGCCCGAGGCCGCGCGCGCGGAAACGAGTATCAACCGAGCAACATCAAGCGCAAGCACAAGCACGGCTGGGTCCGCCGGCTGAGCACGCCTGCCGGCGTGCAGGTCATCCTCCGCCGCATGCTGAAGGGCCGCAAGTCCCTGAGTCACTGA
- the Abhd8 gene encoding protein ABHD8 — translation MLTGVTDGFFCCLLGSPPNAVRPLESVESSDGYTFVEVKPGRVLRVKHAGPAPVPTPPPPPPEDDSGVKTGLVRCQRRITVYRNGRLVVENLGRAPRADLQGRSGSGDPPAALEVELAEPAGGDTRATSGSGRRRRPRRPKRTIHIDCEQRITSCKGAQADVVLFFIHGVGGSLAIWKEQLDFFVRLGYEVVAPDLAGHGASSAPQVAAAYTFYALAEDMRAIFTRYAKKRNVLIGHSYGVSFCTFLAHEYPDLVHKVIMINGGGPTALEPSLCSIFNMPTCVLHCLSPCLAWSFLKAGFARQGAKEKQLLKEGNAFNVSSFVLRAMMSGQYWPEGDEVYHAELTVPVLLVHGMHDKFVPVEEDQRMAEILLLAFLKLIEEGSHMVMLECPETVNTLLHEFLLWEPEPEAEPKLEPKPKPQLLQPEPAPGEEK, via the exons ATGCTGACCGGGGTAACAGATGGcttcttctgctgcctgctggggTCTCCCCCTAACGCTGTGCGGCCGCTGGAGAGCGTTGAGTCCAGTGATGGCTACACGTTTGTGGAGGTCAAGCCAGGCCGGGTACTGCGGGTAAAGCATGCGGGTCCCGCGCCTGTCCCCACGCCGCCACCACCTCCTCCTGAGGATGATTCAGGGGTCAAGACGGGCCTTGTGCGCTGTCAGCGCCGTATCACAGTGTACCGCAACGGGAGGCTGGTGGTGGAGAACCTGGGCCGAGCGCCTCGTGCTGACCTGCAAGGCCGCAGTGGCTCTGGGGACCCGCCTGCCGCACTTGAGGTAGAGTTGGCTGAGCCTGCAGGAGGCGACACCCGGGCCACCTCGGGCAGCGGGCGGCGCCGCCGCCCACGGCGTCCCAAGAGGACCATCCACATCGACTGTGAGCAGCGCATCACCAGCTGCAAGGGTGCGCAGGCTGATGTGGTGCTGTTCTTTATCCACGGAGTGGGTGGCTCGCTCGCCATCTGGAAGGAGCAGCTGGACTTCTTTGTGCGACTCGGCTATGAGGTGGTGGCACCTGACCTGGCCGGCCACGGAGCCAGCTCTGCACCCCAGGTTGCAGCTGCCTACACCTTTTACGCATTGGCAGAGGACATGCGGGCCATCTTCACACGCTATGCCAAGAAGCGCAACGTGCTCATCGGTCATTCTTACGG TGtctccttctgtactttcctggCCCATGAGTACCCAGATCTCGTACACAAAGTGATCATGATCAACGGCGGGGGCCCCACGGCACTGGAGCccagcctctgctccatcttcaACATGCCCACGTGTGTCCTGCACTGCCTGTCGCCTTGCCTAGCCTGGAGTTTCCTCAA GGCCGGCTTTGCCCGCCAAGGGGCCAAGGAGAAGCAGCTGCTGAAGGAGGGCAATGCGTTCAATGTGTCGTCCTTCGTGCTGCGGGCCATGATGAGCGGCCAGTACTGGCCAGAAGGTGACGAAGTCTACCATGCGGAGCTGACGGTTCCTGTCCTGCTGGTGCATGGCATGCACGACAAGTTTGTGCCAGTGGAAGAGGACCAACGCATGGCTGAG ATTCTGCTGCTGGCCTTTCTCAAGCTCATCGAGGAAGGCAGCCACATGGTGATGCTGGAGTGTCCTGAGACGGTCAACACGCTGTTACACGAGTTCCTGCTGTGGGAGCCAGAACCTGAGGCCGAGCCAAAGCTCGAGCCAAAGCCCAAGCCACAGCTGCTGCAGCCAGAGCCGGCCCCAGGGGAGGAGAAATGA